Proteins from a single region of Electrophorus electricus isolate fEleEle1 chromosome 5, fEleEle1.pri, whole genome shotgun sequence:
- the atp8a2 gene encoding phospholipid-transporting ATPase IB isoform X1, translating into MYFNRRSKKIHGEGEQLVLAPLSQDRACQQDQHRSSNMCSHLADRFEKRPACSSAGYRKADDEMSGTTSQADLIDASARTVWLNRPQNTKFCDNHVSTTKYGIFTFLPRFLYEQIRRAANAFFLFIALMQQIPDVSPTGRYTTLVPLIFILTVAGIKEIIEDYKRHKADNTVNKKKTTVLRNGAWQTIIWKQVAVGDIVKVTNGQHLPADMVIVSSSEPQAMCYTETSNLDGETNLKIRQGLSLTAGVQSVEEFVALSGRLECEGPNRHLYDFTGTLRLDNHNPVPLGPDQVLLRGAQIRNTQWIVGIVVYTGHDSKLMQNSTKAPLKRSNVERVTNVQILVLFCILLVMALVSSVGAAIWNKQHTDEACWYLSRTGDISLNFWYNLLTFIILYNNLIPISLLVTLEVVKFTQALFINWDMEMYYSETDTPAMARTSNLNEELGQVKYLFSDKTGTLTCNVMHFKKCTIAGITYGHFPELDCDRSMEDFSHLPPSSTSSTEFEDPALIQNIEKNHPTSPQICEFLTMMAVCHTVVPERDVNQIIYQASSPDEGALVKGAKNLGFVFTARTPHSVIIEARGEEMTYELLNVLEFSSNRKRMSVVVRTPTGKLRLYCKGADNVIFERLHEASQYKELTVAHLEQFATEGLRTLCFACVDLEEDVYQDWLKVYNRVSTILKDRTQKLEECYELLEKNLLLLGATAIEDRLQTGVPETIATLMRADIKIWVLTGDKQETAINIAYSCKLVTHGMSLIIVNEDSLDATRATLVAHCSSLGDSLRKENELALIMDGQTLKYALSFEVRQAFLDIALSCKAVICCRVSPLQKSEIVDMVKKHVKAITLAIGDGANDVGMIQTAHVGVGISGNEGMQATNSSDYSIAQFSYLEKLLLVHGAWSYNRVTKCILYCFYKNVVLYIIELWFAFVNGFSGQILFERWCIGLYNVIFTALPPFTLGIFDRPCSQQNMLRFPQLYRITQNADGFNTKVFWGHCINALIHSIILFWFPLKVLEHDTPFESGHSVDYLFVGNIVYTYVVLTVCLKAGMETTAWTKFSHLAVWGSMVLWMLFFAVYSVIWPHIPIAPDMLGQAVRVMKCWSFWLGLILVPAACLLKDVAWNAGRRTVRKTLLEEVQELEARAVDPGAAVLRDASGRSLNERAHLLTRVFRKTPSSVGRSNSVQQTVSHGYAFSQEEHGVVSQSQVVRSYDTTRQRPSL; encoded by the exons ATGTATTTTAACAGGCGATCGAAGAAGATACACGGCGAGGGAG AGCAGTTAGTGTTGGCACCTCTTAGCCAGGACAGAGCCTGCCAGCAGGACCAGCACAGGAGCTCCAACATGTGCTCCCACCTGGCTGACAGATTTGAGAAAA GACCCGCTTGTTCGTCCGCTGGCTACCGCAAGGCAGATGATGAGATGTCCGGGACTACATCGCAGGCGGATCTCATAGATGCCTCAGCGCGGACGGTGTGGCTCAATCGGCCTCAAAATACCAAGTTTTGTGATAATCATGTCAG CACAACAAAGTACGGCATCTTCACCTTCCTGCCCCGCTTTCTGTACGAGCAGATCCGGCGAGCCGCCAACGCCTTCTTTCTGTTTATTGCCCTAATGCAG CAAATCCCTGACGTCTCACCCACGGGACGTTACACCACTCTGGTGCCGCTCATCTTCATCCTGACCGTGGCCGGGATCAAGGAGATCATTGAGGACTAT AAAAGGCACAAGGCAGAcaacacagtgaacaaaaaGAAGACAACAG TTCTGCGTAATGGAGCATGGCAGACCATCATTTGGAAGCAG gtggcagtggGAGACATAGTGAAGGTGACCAATGGGCAGCATCTTCCCGCTGACATGGTCATAGTGTCCTCCAG TGAGCCCCAGGCGATGTGCTACACGGAGACCTCGAACCTGGATGGAGAAACCAACCTCAAGATACGACAA ggCCTCTCCCTCACAGCTGGTGTTCAGTCTGTGGAGGAGTTCGTGGCTCTGTCAGGTCGGCTAGAGTGTGAAGGGCCCAATCGGCACCTGTACGACTTCACCGGCACATTGAGACTGGATAACCATAA TCCCGTGCCTCTTGGACCAGACCAGGTTTTGCTTCGAGGTGCCCAGATCAGAAATACGCAGTGGATTGTGGGTATTGTAGTCTATACCGGACATGACTCAAAACTCATGCAG AACTCTACCAAAGCACCTCTGAAACGCTCGAATGTGGAGCGGGTGACTAACGTGCAGATACTGGTGCTGTTCTGCATCCTCCTGGTGATGGCGCTGGTGAGCTCCGTCGGTGCAGCCATTTGGAACAAGCAACACACTGACGAGGCCTGCTGGTACCTTTCCcgtacag GTGACATCTCCCTGAACTTCTGGTACAATTTGTTGACTTTCATCATTCTGTACAATAACCTGATTCCCATAAGTCTGCTGGTCACATTGGAAGTTGTCAAATTTACACAGGCGCTTTTCATCAACTGG GATATGGAAATGTACTATTCGGAGACGGACACGCCTGCCATGGCGCGGACCTCCAATCTGAACGAAGAGCTTGGCCAG GTGAAGTATCTGTTTTCAGATAAGACAGGCACTCTGACCTGTAATGTCATGCACTTTAAAAAATGCACCATAGCAGGAATAACATATGG GCACTTCCCAGAGCTGGACTGTGATCGATCAATGGAGGACTTCAG TCATCTCCCCCCCAGCAGTACCAGCTCTACAGAGTTTGAAGACCCTGCTCTCATTCAGAACATTGAAAAGAACCAT CCCACTTCTCCACAGATTTGTGAGTTTTTGACCATGATGGCAGTGTGTCACACTGTTGTTCCTGAACGAGACGTAAACCAGATCATATATCAGGCTTCTTCACCAG ATGAAGGAGCGCTGGTAAAAGGTGCCAAAAACCTGGGTTTTGTGTTCACTGCGAGAACACCACATTCAGTCATCATAGAAGCG cGTGGGGAAGAAATGACTTATGAGCTGCTTAATGTTCTAGAATTTTCCAG caaCCGAAAGCGCATGTCAGTGGTGGTCCGAACTCCGACGGGAAAACTGCGGTTGTACTGCAAAGGGGCG GATAATGTGATATTCGAGCGCCTACACGAAGCCTCCCAGTACAAGGAGCTGACTGTAGCCCACCTGGAACAGTTTGCCACTGAAG GATTGCGCACCCTGTGTTTTGCGTGTGTGGACCTGGAGGAGGATGTGTATCAGGACTGGCTGAAAGTTTACAACCGGGTCAGCACCATCCTGAAAGACCGCACGCAGAAGCTGGAGGAATGCTACGAGCTGCTGGAAAAG AACCTTCTGTTGCTTGGTGCCACTGCTATTGAGGACCGTCTGCAGACGGGGGTCCCTGAGACCATAGCCACTCTCATGAGGGCAGACATCAAGATCTGGGTCCTGACTGGAGACAAGCAGGAGACCGCCATCaacattg cTTATTCCTGTAAGCTGGTGACACATGGAATGTCCCTCATCATCGTCAATGAAGACTCTCTGgat gcgacACGGGCCACACTGGTAGCACACTGCTCGTCCCTGGGGGACTCGCTGAGGAAGGAGAATGAGCTGGCGCTCATCATGGACGGGCAGACCCTGAAATACGCCCTCTCTTTTGAGGTGCGCCAGGCCTTCCTCGACATCGCCCTCTCCTGCAAGGCTGTGATCTGCTGCAG ggTGTCTCCTCTGCAGAAGTCTGAGATAGTGGACATGGTGAAAAAGCATGTGAAGGCCATCACGTTGGCTATCGGTGATGGTGCCAACGACGTGGGCATGATTCAGACGGCCCACGTTGGAGTGGGAATTAGTGGCAATGAGGGCATGCAGGCTACCAACTCATCTGACTACTCCATCGCTCAG ttctCCTATTTGGAGAAGCTCTTACTGGTCCATGGAGCCTGGAGCTACAACCGTGTTACCAAATGCATCCTGTACTGTTTCTATAAGAATGTGGTGTTATACATTATAGAG CTGTGGTTTGCCTTCGTGAATGGCTTCTCCGGTCAGATTCTGTTCGAGAGATGGTGCATTGGCCTATACAACGTG ATCTTCACGGCACTCCCTCCTTTCACACTGGGGATCTTTGATCGGCCATGTAGCCAGCAGAATATGCTGCGCTTCCCACAGCTCTACCGCATCACCCAAAACGCAGACGGCTTTAACACcaag GTGTTTTGGGGTCACTGTATAAATGCTCTTATCCATTCCATCATCCTCTTCTGGTTTCCACTGAAAGTCCTGGAACATG ATACTCCATTTGAGAGCGGCCACAGCGTTGACTACCTGTTTGTGGGAAACATTGTCTACACG TATGTGGTGCTTACAGTCTGTCTGAAAGCTGGTATGGAGACCACTGCATGGACAAAG TTCTCTCATCTGGCTGTGTGGGGCAGTATGGTGCTCTGGATGCTCTTCTTCGCCGTCTATTCTGTCATTTGGCCGCATATTCCCATAGCCCCAGACATGCTGGGCCAG GCTGTCAGAGTCATGAAGTGCTGGAGCTTCTGGCTGGGTCTCATACTGGTGCCGGCAGCTTGTCTGCTCAAAGATGTGGCGTGGAATGc ggggAGGCGTACAGTAAGGAAGACTCTcc
- the atp8a2 gene encoding phospholipid-transporting ATPase IB isoform X3 gives MYFNRRSKKIHGEGEQLVLAPLSQDRACQQDQHRSSNMCSHLADRFEKRPACSSAGYRKADDEMSGTTSQADLIDASARTVWLNRPQNTKFCDNHVSTTKYGIFTFLPRFLYEQIRRAANAFFLFIALMQQIPDVSPTGRYTTLVPLIFILTVAGIKEIIEDYKRHKADNTVNKKKTTVLRNGAWQTIIWKQVAVGDIVKVTNGQHLPADMVIVSSSEPQAMCYTETSNLDGETNLKIRQGLSLTAGVQSVEEFVALSGRLECEGPNRHLYDFTGTLRLDNHNPVPLGPDQVLLRGAQIRNTQWIVGIVVYTGHDSKLMQNSTKAPLKRSNVERVTNVQILVLFCILLVMALVSSVGAAIWNKQHTDEACWYLSRTGDISLNFWYNLLTFIILYNNLIPISLLVTLEVVKFTQALFINWDMEMYYSETDTPAMARTSNLNEELGQVKYLFSDKTGTLTCNVMHFKKCTIAGITYGHFPELDCDRSMEDFSHLPPSSTSSTEFEDPALIQNIEKNHPTSPQICEFLTMMAVCHTVVPERDVNQIIYQASSPDEGALVKGAKNLGFVFTARTPHSVIIEARGEEMTYELLNVLEFSSNRKRMSVVVRTPTGKLRLYCKGADNVIFERLHEASQYKELTVAHLEQFATEGLRTLCFACVDLEEDVYQDWLKVYNRVSTILKDRTQKLEECYELLEKNLLLLGATAIEDRLQTGVPETIATLMRADIKIWVLTGDKQETAINIAYSCKLVTHGMSLIIVNEDSLDATRATLVAHCSSLGDSLRKENELALIMDGQTLKYALSFEVRQAFLDIALSCKAVICCRVSPLQKSEIVDMVKKHVKAITLAIGDGANDVGMIQTAHVGVGISGNEGMQATNSSDYSIAQFSYLEKLLLVHGAWSYNRVTKCILYCFYKNVVLYIIELWFAFVNGFSGQILFERWCIGLYNVIFTALPPFTLGIFDRPCSQQNMLRFPQLYRITQNADGFNTKVFWGHCINALIHSIILFWFPLKVLEHDTPFESGHSVDYLFVGNIVYTYVVLTVCLKAGMETTAWTKFSHLAVWGSMVLWMLFFAVYSVIWPHIPIAPDMLGQAVRVMKCWSFWLGLILVPAACLLKDVAWNAGRRTVRKTLLEEVQELEARAVDPGAAVLRDASGRRRP, from the exons ATGTATTTTAACAGGCGATCGAAGAAGATACACGGCGAGGGAG AGCAGTTAGTGTTGGCACCTCTTAGCCAGGACAGAGCCTGCCAGCAGGACCAGCACAGGAGCTCCAACATGTGCTCCCACCTGGCTGACAGATTTGAGAAAA GACCCGCTTGTTCGTCCGCTGGCTACCGCAAGGCAGATGATGAGATGTCCGGGACTACATCGCAGGCGGATCTCATAGATGCCTCAGCGCGGACGGTGTGGCTCAATCGGCCTCAAAATACCAAGTTTTGTGATAATCATGTCAG CACAACAAAGTACGGCATCTTCACCTTCCTGCCCCGCTTTCTGTACGAGCAGATCCGGCGAGCCGCCAACGCCTTCTTTCTGTTTATTGCCCTAATGCAG CAAATCCCTGACGTCTCACCCACGGGACGTTACACCACTCTGGTGCCGCTCATCTTCATCCTGACCGTGGCCGGGATCAAGGAGATCATTGAGGACTAT AAAAGGCACAAGGCAGAcaacacagtgaacaaaaaGAAGACAACAG TTCTGCGTAATGGAGCATGGCAGACCATCATTTGGAAGCAG gtggcagtggGAGACATAGTGAAGGTGACCAATGGGCAGCATCTTCCCGCTGACATGGTCATAGTGTCCTCCAG TGAGCCCCAGGCGATGTGCTACACGGAGACCTCGAACCTGGATGGAGAAACCAACCTCAAGATACGACAA ggCCTCTCCCTCACAGCTGGTGTTCAGTCTGTGGAGGAGTTCGTGGCTCTGTCAGGTCGGCTAGAGTGTGAAGGGCCCAATCGGCACCTGTACGACTTCACCGGCACATTGAGACTGGATAACCATAA TCCCGTGCCTCTTGGACCAGACCAGGTTTTGCTTCGAGGTGCCCAGATCAGAAATACGCAGTGGATTGTGGGTATTGTAGTCTATACCGGACATGACTCAAAACTCATGCAG AACTCTACCAAAGCACCTCTGAAACGCTCGAATGTGGAGCGGGTGACTAACGTGCAGATACTGGTGCTGTTCTGCATCCTCCTGGTGATGGCGCTGGTGAGCTCCGTCGGTGCAGCCATTTGGAACAAGCAACACACTGACGAGGCCTGCTGGTACCTTTCCcgtacag GTGACATCTCCCTGAACTTCTGGTACAATTTGTTGACTTTCATCATTCTGTACAATAACCTGATTCCCATAAGTCTGCTGGTCACATTGGAAGTTGTCAAATTTACACAGGCGCTTTTCATCAACTGG GATATGGAAATGTACTATTCGGAGACGGACACGCCTGCCATGGCGCGGACCTCCAATCTGAACGAAGAGCTTGGCCAG GTGAAGTATCTGTTTTCAGATAAGACAGGCACTCTGACCTGTAATGTCATGCACTTTAAAAAATGCACCATAGCAGGAATAACATATGG GCACTTCCCAGAGCTGGACTGTGATCGATCAATGGAGGACTTCAG TCATCTCCCCCCCAGCAGTACCAGCTCTACAGAGTTTGAAGACCCTGCTCTCATTCAGAACATTGAAAAGAACCAT CCCACTTCTCCACAGATTTGTGAGTTTTTGACCATGATGGCAGTGTGTCACACTGTTGTTCCTGAACGAGACGTAAACCAGATCATATATCAGGCTTCTTCACCAG ATGAAGGAGCGCTGGTAAAAGGTGCCAAAAACCTGGGTTTTGTGTTCACTGCGAGAACACCACATTCAGTCATCATAGAAGCG cGTGGGGAAGAAATGACTTATGAGCTGCTTAATGTTCTAGAATTTTCCAG caaCCGAAAGCGCATGTCAGTGGTGGTCCGAACTCCGACGGGAAAACTGCGGTTGTACTGCAAAGGGGCG GATAATGTGATATTCGAGCGCCTACACGAAGCCTCCCAGTACAAGGAGCTGACTGTAGCCCACCTGGAACAGTTTGCCACTGAAG GATTGCGCACCCTGTGTTTTGCGTGTGTGGACCTGGAGGAGGATGTGTATCAGGACTGGCTGAAAGTTTACAACCGGGTCAGCACCATCCTGAAAGACCGCACGCAGAAGCTGGAGGAATGCTACGAGCTGCTGGAAAAG AACCTTCTGTTGCTTGGTGCCACTGCTATTGAGGACCGTCTGCAGACGGGGGTCCCTGAGACCATAGCCACTCTCATGAGGGCAGACATCAAGATCTGGGTCCTGACTGGAGACAAGCAGGAGACCGCCATCaacattg cTTATTCCTGTAAGCTGGTGACACATGGAATGTCCCTCATCATCGTCAATGAAGACTCTCTGgat gcgacACGGGCCACACTGGTAGCACACTGCTCGTCCCTGGGGGACTCGCTGAGGAAGGAGAATGAGCTGGCGCTCATCATGGACGGGCAGACCCTGAAATACGCCCTCTCTTTTGAGGTGCGCCAGGCCTTCCTCGACATCGCCCTCTCCTGCAAGGCTGTGATCTGCTGCAG ggTGTCTCCTCTGCAGAAGTCTGAGATAGTGGACATGGTGAAAAAGCATGTGAAGGCCATCACGTTGGCTATCGGTGATGGTGCCAACGACGTGGGCATGATTCAGACGGCCCACGTTGGAGTGGGAATTAGTGGCAATGAGGGCATGCAGGCTACCAACTCATCTGACTACTCCATCGCTCAG ttctCCTATTTGGAGAAGCTCTTACTGGTCCATGGAGCCTGGAGCTACAACCGTGTTACCAAATGCATCCTGTACTGTTTCTATAAGAATGTGGTGTTATACATTATAGAG CTGTGGTTTGCCTTCGTGAATGGCTTCTCCGGTCAGATTCTGTTCGAGAGATGGTGCATTGGCCTATACAACGTG ATCTTCACGGCACTCCCTCCTTTCACACTGGGGATCTTTGATCGGCCATGTAGCCAGCAGAATATGCTGCGCTTCCCACAGCTCTACCGCATCACCCAAAACGCAGACGGCTTTAACACcaag GTGTTTTGGGGTCACTGTATAAATGCTCTTATCCATTCCATCATCCTCTTCTGGTTTCCACTGAAAGTCCTGGAACATG ATACTCCATTTGAGAGCGGCCACAGCGTTGACTACCTGTTTGTGGGAAACATTGTCTACACG TATGTGGTGCTTACAGTCTGTCTGAAAGCTGGTATGGAGACCACTGCATGGACAAAG TTCTCTCATCTGGCTGTGTGGGGCAGTATGGTGCTCTGGATGCTCTTCTTCGCCGTCTATTCTGTCATTTGGCCGCATATTCCCATAGCCCCAGACATGCTGGGCCAG GCTGTCAGAGTCATGAAGTGCTGGAGCTTCTGGCTGGGTCTCATACTGGTGCCGGCAGCTTGTCTGCTCAAAGATGTGGCGTGGAATGc ggggAGGCGTACAGTAAGGAAGACTCTcc
- the atp8a2 gene encoding phospholipid-transporting ATPase IB isoform X2, with the protein MYFNRRSKKIHGEGGPACSSAGYRKADDEMSGTTSQADLIDASARTVWLNRPQNTKFCDNHVSTTKYGIFTFLPRFLYEQIRRAANAFFLFIALMQQIPDVSPTGRYTTLVPLIFILTVAGIKEIIEDYKRHKADNTVNKKKTTVLRNGAWQTIIWKQVAVGDIVKVTNGQHLPADMVIVSSSEPQAMCYTETSNLDGETNLKIRQGLSLTAGVQSVEEFVALSGRLECEGPNRHLYDFTGTLRLDNHNPVPLGPDQVLLRGAQIRNTQWIVGIVVYTGHDSKLMQNSTKAPLKRSNVERVTNVQILVLFCILLVMALVSSVGAAIWNKQHTDEACWYLSRTGDISLNFWYNLLTFIILYNNLIPISLLVTLEVVKFTQALFINWDMEMYYSETDTPAMARTSNLNEELGQVKYLFSDKTGTLTCNVMHFKKCTIAGITYGHFPELDCDRSMEDFSHLPPSSTSSTEFEDPALIQNIEKNHPTSPQICEFLTMMAVCHTVVPERDVNQIIYQASSPDEGALVKGAKNLGFVFTARTPHSVIIEARGEEMTYELLNVLEFSSNRKRMSVVVRTPTGKLRLYCKGADNVIFERLHEASQYKELTVAHLEQFATEGLRTLCFACVDLEEDVYQDWLKVYNRVSTILKDRTQKLEECYELLEKNLLLLGATAIEDRLQTGVPETIATLMRADIKIWVLTGDKQETAINIAYSCKLVTHGMSLIIVNEDSLDATRATLVAHCSSLGDSLRKENELALIMDGQTLKYALSFEVRQAFLDIALSCKAVICCRVSPLQKSEIVDMVKKHVKAITLAIGDGANDVGMIQTAHVGVGISGNEGMQATNSSDYSIAQFSYLEKLLLVHGAWSYNRVTKCILYCFYKNVVLYIIELWFAFVNGFSGQILFERWCIGLYNVIFTALPPFTLGIFDRPCSQQNMLRFPQLYRITQNADGFNTKVFWGHCINALIHSIILFWFPLKVLEHDTPFESGHSVDYLFVGNIVYTYVVLTVCLKAGMETTAWTKFSHLAVWGSMVLWMLFFAVYSVIWPHIPIAPDMLGQAVRVMKCWSFWLGLILVPAACLLKDVAWNAGRRTVRKTLLEEVQELEARAVDPGAAVLRDASGRSLNERAHLLTRVFRKTPSSVGRSNSVQQTVSHGYAFSQEEHGVVSQSQVVRSYDTTRQRPSL; encoded by the exons ATGTATTTTAACAGGCGATCGAAGAAGATACACGGCGAGGGAG GACCCGCTTGTTCGTCCGCTGGCTACCGCAAGGCAGATGATGAGATGTCCGGGACTACATCGCAGGCGGATCTCATAGATGCCTCAGCGCGGACGGTGTGGCTCAATCGGCCTCAAAATACCAAGTTTTGTGATAATCATGTCAG CACAACAAAGTACGGCATCTTCACCTTCCTGCCCCGCTTTCTGTACGAGCAGATCCGGCGAGCCGCCAACGCCTTCTTTCTGTTTATTGCCCTAATGCAG CAAATCCCTGACGTCTCACCCACGGGACGTTACACCACTCTGGTGCCGCTCATCTTCATCCTGACCGTGGCCGGGATCAAGGAGATCATTGAGGACTAT AAAAGGCACAAGGCAGAcaacacagtgaacaaaaaGAAGACAACAG TTCTGCGTAATGGAGCATGGCAGACCATCATTTGGAAGCAG gtggcagtggGAGACATAGTGAAGGTGACCAATGGGCAGCATCTTCCCGCTGACATGGTCATAGTGTCCTCCAG TGAGCCCCAGGCGATGTGCTACACGGAGACCTCGAACCTGGATGGAGAAACCAACCTCAAGATACGACAA ggCCTCTCCCTCACAGCTGGTGTTCAGTCTGTGGAGGAGTTCGTGGCTCTGTCAGGTCGGCTAGAGTGTGAAGGGCCCAATCGGCACCTGTACGACTTCACCGGCACATTGAGACTGGATAACCATAA TCCCGTGCCTCTTGGACCAGACCAGGTTTTGCTTCGAGGTGCCCAGATCAGAAATACGCAGTGGATTGTGGGTATTGTAGTCTATACCGGACATGACTCAAAACTCATGCAG AACTCTACCAAAGCACCTCTGAAACGCTCGAATGTGGAGCGGGTGACTAACGTGCAGATACTGGTGCTGTTCTGCATCCTCCTGGTGATGGCGCTGGTGAGCTCCGTCGGTGCAGCCATTTGGAACAAGCAACACACTGACGAGGCCTGCTGGTACCTTTCCcgtacag GTGACATCTCCCTGAACTTCTGGTACAATTTGTTGACTTTCATCATTCTGTACAATAACCTGATTCCCATAAGTCTGCTGGTCACATTGGAAGTTGTCAAATTTACACAGGCGCTTTTCATCAACTGG GATATGGAAATGTACTATTCGGAGACGGACACGCCTGCCATGGCGCGGACCTCCAATCTGAACGAAGAGCTTGGCCAG GTGAAGTATCTGTTTTCAGATAAGACAGGCACTCTGACCTGTAATGTCATGCACTTTAAAAAATGCACCATAGCAGGAATAACATATGG GCACTTCCCAGAGCTGGACTGTGATCGATCAATGGAGGACTTCAG TCATCTCCCCCCCAGCAGTACCAGCTCTACAGAGTTTGAAGACCCTGCTCTCATTCAGAACATTGAAAAGAACCAT CCCACTTCTCCACAGATTTGTGAGTTTTTGACCATGATGGCAGTGTGTCACACTGTTGTTCCTGAACGAGACGTAAACCAGATCATATATCAGGCTTCTTCACCAG ATGAAGGAGCGCTGGTAAAAGGTGCCAAAAACCTGGGTTTTGTGTTCACTGCGAGAACACCACATTCAGTCATCATAGAAGCG cGTGGGGAAGAAATGACTTATGAGCTGCTTAATGTTCTAGAATTTTCCAG caaCCGAAAGCGCATGTCAGTGGTGGTCCGAACTCCGACGGGAAAACTGCGGTTGTACTGCAAAGGGGCG GATAATGTGATATTCGAGCGCCTACACGAAGCCTCCCAGTACAAGGAGCTGACTGTAGCCCACCTGGAACAGTTTGCCACTGAAG GATTGCGCACCCTGTGTTTTGCGTGTGTGGACCTGGAGGAGGATGTGTATCAGGACTGGCTGAAAGTTTACAACCGGGTCAGCACCATCCTGAAAGACCGCACGCAGAAGCTGGAGGAATGCTACGAGCTGCTGGAAAAG AACCTTCTGTTGCTTGGTGCCACTGCTATTGAGGACCGTCTGCAGACGGGGGTCCCTGAGACCATAGCCACTCTCATGAGGGCAGACATCAAGATCTGGGTCCTGACTGGAGACAAGCAGGAGACCGCCATCaacattg cTTATTCCTGTAAGCTGGTGACACATGGAATGTCCCTCATCATCGTCAATGAAGACTCTCTGgat gcgacACGGGCCACACTGGTAGCACACTGCTCGTCCCTGGGGGACTCGCTGAGGAAGGAGAATGAGCTGGCGCTCATCATGGACGGGCAGACCCTGAAATACGCCCTCTCTTTTGAGGTGCGCCAGGCCTTCCTCGACATCGCCCTCTCCTGCAAGGCTGTGATCTGCTGCAG ggTGTCTCCTCTGCAGAAGTCTGAGATAGTGGACATGGTGAAAAAGCATGTGAAGGCCATCACGTTGGCTATCGGTGATGGTGCCAACGACGTGGGCATGATTCAGACGGCCCACGTTGGAGTGGGAATTAGTGGCAATGAGGGCATGCAGGCTACCAACTCATCTGACTACTCCATCGCTCAG ttctCCTATTTGGAGAAGCTCTTACTGGTCCATGGAGCCTGGAGCTACAACCGTGTTACCAAATGCATCCTGTACTGTTTCTATAAGAATGTGGTGTTATACATTATAGAG CTGTGGTTTGCCTTCGTGAATGGCTTCTCCGGTCAGATTCTGTTCGAGAGATGGTGCATTGGCCTATACAACGTG ATCTTCACGGCACTCCCTCCTTTCACACTGGGGATCTTTGATCGGCCATGTAGCCAGCAGAATATGCTGCGCTTCCCACAGCTCTACCGCATCACCCAAAACGCAGACGGCTTTAACACcaag GTGTTTTGGGGTCACTGTATAAATGCTCTTATCCATTCCATCATCCTCTTCTGGTTTCCACTGAAAGTCCTGGAACATG ATACTCCATTTGAGAGCGGCCACAGCGTTGACTACCTGTTTGTGGGAAACATTGTCTACACG TATGTGGTGCTTACAGTCTGTCTGAAAGCTGGTATGGAGACCACTGCATGGACAAAG TTCTCTCATCTGGCTGTGTGGGGCAGTATGGTGCTCTGGATGCTCTTCTTCGCCGTCTATTCTGTCATTTGGCCGCATATTCCCATAGCCCCAGACATGCTGGGCCAG GCTGTCAGAGTCATGAAGTGCTGGAGCTTCTGGCTGGGTCTCATACTGGTGCCGGCAGCTTGTCTGCTCAAAGATGTGGCGTGGAATGc ggggAGGCGTACAGTAAGGAAGACTCTcc